One region of Elusimicrobiota bacterium genomic DNA includes:
- a CDS encoding cold shock domain-containing protein: protein MPKGKVKWFNDQKGYGFITPDDGGKDLFVHHQDIPGEGFKTLAEGQAVEFEVTQSEKGPKATKVVKL from the coding sequence ATGCCTAAAGGAAAAGTGAAGTGGTTTAACGATCAGAAAGGTTACGGATTCATTACCCCGGACGACGGCGGGAAGGATCTATTTGTGCATCATCAGGACATCCCCGGCGAGGGTTTCAAAACGCTCGCGGAGGGCCAGGCAGTGGAGTTCGAAGTGACGCAGAGTGAAAAAGGCCCCAAGGCCACTAAAGTTGTCAAACTTTAA